A genomic segment from Danio aesculapii chromosome 17, fDanAes4.1, whole genome shotgun sequence encodes:
- the prlh2r gene encoding prolactin releasing hormone 2 receptor, with protein MADMDDLHNESRRNISLDLSSSSFTGLQLLMVLKPLFIPLYTMLVLIACSGNLLLLILIGLNKKLHSTTNFLIGNLALVDLVMCLFCVPLTAFYAFDERGWVFGQFMCHFVTLMQTATAFAAVLSLTAIAVDRYVVVAYPIRRRGGRWFCAWLVVSIWLCALAMSTPTALHTVYLDLSETGHEMAVCEEFWHGQELSRLIYSCFFLLLSYFVPLAAVSISYCAISCHLQHRATPRLMAATPSNQEKWGRKRRKTFRLLLVSVLSFAFSWLPLQIVNLIRDLDTDFVILSKNHVNVIQVSCHLLAMSSACYNPFIYASLHKKFLSYLCHNMFQRRKAHCTQSSITTSSRMTRLNTCSTLADIPMAISKTSQD; from the coding sequence CTTCATCCCACTGTACACCATGCTCGTCCTGATCGCCTGCTCTGGAAACCTGCTCCTCCTCATCCTCATCGGCCTTAACAAGAAACTCCACAGCACCACAAACTTCCTCATCGGAAACCTGGCCCTGGTTGACCTGGTCATGTGCCTGTTCTGTGTCCCCCTGACAGCGTTTTACGCCTTTGATGAGCGCGGTTGGGTGTTTGGCCAGTTTATGTGTCACTTTGTTACTCTGATGCAAACTGCGACTGCATTTGCTGCAGTCCTTTCGTTGACCGCCATTGCCGTGGATCGATATGTAGTGGTCGCCTACCCAATTCGGCGGCGTGGAGGTCGTTGGTTTTGCGCATGGCTGGTGGTTAGCATATGGCTCTGCGCATTAGCAATGTCGACTCCCACTGCTCTACACACAGTCTACTTGGATCTCAGTGAAACAGGCCATGAAATGGCGGTCTGTGAAGAGTTCTGGCACGGGCAAGAGCTCAGTCGTCTGATATACTCTTGTTTTTTCCTGCTTCTTTCTTATTTTGTTCCTCTGGCTGCAGTTTCCATATCCTACTGTGCCATCTCGTGCCACCTGCAGCACAGAGCTACACCTCGCCTCATGGCAGCTACACCTTCCAACCAGGAGAAATGGGGACGCAAGAGGCGCAAGACATTTCGCCTGCTGCTGGTGTCCGTTCTGTCGTTTGCCTTCTCTTGGCTCCCACTGCAAATAGTGAACCTCATTCGGGATCTGGACACCGACTTCGTCATCCTGAGCAAGAATCACGTCAATGTGATCCAGGTGTCATGCCACTTGCTGGCCATGAGCTCGGCCTGCTACAATCCTTTCATTTATGCTTCTCTGCACAAAAAGTTCCTGTCATATCTGTGCCACAACATGTTTCAAAGACGAAAAGCTCACTGCACGCAGAGCAGCATCACCACCTCCAGCCGAATGACTCGCTTGAACACTTGTAGCACTCTGGCTGACATTCCCATGGCCATTAGTAAGACTTCACAGGATTga